The Deltaproteobacteria bacterium genome includes a window with the following:
- a CDS encoding outer membrane beta-barrel protein encodes MSRILPTIAVLLLAPLPLNAEGFSLLFPDSHITPGHLLRIGAQAFDDDGLEERRPSSSLMEYADELTWGPEAGDVEISPAFSLIGDSFDAGENVSFTGQIFAGINVTPIFQVGLSAMYTNFKGRDPVQPGPPPTQSTTGATHTLLFMPTMRVHFIFDKEARFDPYVQFALGGGRIFPRGDNGGAFVFGPGGGIRTFVIPKAALDLRFEYLFVYSREDYESMRFMLGAAFLYDWLK; translated from the coding sequence ATGTCTCGTATTCTGCCCACTATTGCCGTGCTGCTGCTGGCACCGTTGCCGCTCAATGCGGAAGGCTTTTCCCTGCTGTTTCCGGATAGCCACATCACACCCGGCCATCTGCTTCGTATCGGCGCGCAGGCTTTCGATGACGATGGCCTTGAAGAACGCCGCCCTTCGTCATCTCTGATGGAGTACGCCGATGAGCTCACGTGGGGACCGGAAGCAGGAGATGTGGAAATCTCACCTGCTTTCTCGCTGATCGGCGACAGTTTCGATGCAGGCGAGAATGTCAGCTTCACCGGCCAGATTTTTGCCGGCATCAACGTCACTCCGATATTCCAGGTTGGCCTCTCGGCGATGTATACGAATTTCAAGGGCCGCGATCCCGTGCAGCCCGGACCGCCGCCGACACAATCAACCACTGGCGCCACTCACACGCTTCTGTTCATGCCAACCATGCGGGTGCATTTCATTTTCGACAAGGAAGCGCGTTTCGATCCCTACGTCCAGTTTGCCCTGGGTGGAGGGCGTATTTTCCCCAGGGGAGATAACGGCGGCGCGTTCGTCTTTGGCCCTGGTGGCGGGATCCGGACTTTTGTCATTCCCAAGGCAGCCCTTGATCTCCGGTTCGAATACCTGTTCGTCTACTCGCGTGAAGATTACGAATCGATGCGCTTCATGCTGGGAGCGGCTTTTCTCTACGATTGGTTGAAATAG
- a CDS encoding sulfite oxidase-like oxidoreductase: MIVSTDTLREERVPPGQRETRAWPVLHYGDVPGFDKARWDFRVFGEVSTPLRFSFDEFFALPRLQVKCDIHCVTTWSKLGMLWEGVPVRFLMEKSGVKPTAKYVLAHCEQGFTANIPLSDFTEPDVICGMKADGKDLTPEHGYPLRLLVPKLYFWKSAKWLRGIEFLEKDQPGFWEQNGYHMRGDPWTEERYRTY; the protein is encoded by the coding sequence CTGATCGTCAGCACCGATACCCTGCGGGAAGAGCGCGTACCTCCCGGTCAGCGCGAGACCCGTGCATGGCCTGTCCTGCACTATGGTGATGTACCCGGATTCGACAAGGCCAGATGGGATTTCCGTGTGTTCGGCGAAGTCAGCACACCCCTGAGGTTTTCGTTCGACGAATTCTTCGCGCTCCCCCGGCTACAGGTGAAGTGTGATATTCACTGCGTCACGACCTGGAGCAAGCTTGGCATGCTCTGGGAGGGAGTGCCGGTAAGGTTCCTGATGGAAAAATCCGGGGTAAAGCCCACGGCAAAATATGTTCTGGCCCACTGCGAGCAGGGGTTTACTGCCAACATCCCGCTTTCCGACTTTACTGAGCCCGACGTGATCTGCGGAATGAAGGCAGATGGCAAGGATCTCACTCCCGAGCACGGTTACCCACTCCGTCTGCTCGTACCCAAGCTCTATTTCTGGAAATCGGCCAAATGGCTCCGGGGCATCGAGTTCCTGGAGAAAGACCAGCCCGGCTTCTGGGAACAGAACGGCTACCACATGCGCGGTGACCCGTGGACCGAGGAACGGTACCGGACCTACTGA
- a CDS encoding TIGR00730 family Rossman fold protein: protein MREHMKNYIEFGTGYPVRGTRILAEFMLANEILAPYEEKPYVTVFGSARLPSDHSSYEENRKLGALLARAGYGVVTGGAAGVMEAANRGAWEVAKEKGEDPAHYSIGCGITLPHEQSFNPYVGVAVDFHYFFIRKYFLVFRSKAFILGEGGFGTRDELWEVACLIQTGKMPLAPLILLGGRDIWNGLIEDMRIMSERGVISPSDMDLIYVAPSASEAVSFVTSFYRKLDSISYDKHRGVIGFSMKEAVSADRLVEINRHRPDGFPPLVSEKENVLAMPRIRFGSYSELYPLIRVLNGD, encoded by the coding sequence ATGCGCGAACATATGAAGAATTACATCGAATTCGGCACCGGCTACCCGGTCCGGGGAACCCGGATACTGGCTGAATTCATGCTCGCGAACGAGATACTCGCTCCGTATGAGGAAAAACCCTACGTGACGGTATTCGGTTCGGCCCGGCTGCCCTCCGATCATTCAAGTTACGAGGAGAACCGCAAGCTGGGTGCGCTGCTGGCAAGAGCGGGGTATGGCGTCGTCACTGGAGGCGCGGCCGGTGTGATGGAAGCTGCCAACCGTGGAGCATGGGAGGTGGCAAAAGAAAAAGGCGAGGATCCGGCCCACTACTCCATTGGCTGCGGGATTACGCTTCCCCATGAGCAGAGTTTTAACCCCTACGTCGGAGTGGCGGTCGATTTCCACTATTTTTTCATCCGCAAGTATTTTCTCGTATTCCGGTCCAAGGCGTTCATTCTGGGGGAGGGTGGTTTCGGAACCCGTGACGAGTTGTGGGAGGTGGCGTGCCTTATCCAGACCGGGAAAATGCCGCTGGCTCCGCTGATTCTGCTGGGCGGAAGGGACATCTGGAATGGCCTGATCGAGGATATGCGCATCATGTCGGAACGTGGCGTTATCAGCCCCAGCGACATGGATTTGATCTACGTGGCGCCTTCGGCGTCGGAAGCAGTGTCGTTCGTGACGTCATTCTACCGGAAACTCGATTCCATCAGCTACGACAAGCACCGTGGTGTCATCGGGTTCAGTATGAAAGAGGCCGTTAGTGCGGACCGTCTGGTGGAAATAAACCGGCACCGGCCGGATGGCTTCCCGCCTCTTGTATCCGAAAAGGAAAACGTGCTGGCCATGCCGCGTATCCGGTTTGGATCATATTCGGAGCTCTACCCGCTGATCCGGGTTCTGAACGGCGATTGA
- a CDS encoding NAD-dependent epimerase/dehydratase family protein translates to MELDGKLLAITGIGGFIGLRTAERALQRGMRVRGLDMSEPAAVRARKAGADVVVGDVTSPSAVRDLCRGADIVLHTAAIVHESGSMDEFRRVNVGGTVNVCENAREAGAKAFVQLSSVMVYGFTFPPYVTETGPLRGENNPYCQTKIESEEAALRYNQPPRFGVIVIRPGDVYGPGSVPWVVRPAKLMRKRQFGLPGGGQGIMNHVYVDNLIDAIFLALEHEMWGETFNVTDGADTTFRSYFTRLAKAVGAPRPYSVPLPLVKGIAWIMQKSAVLLGREPQVSPDAIAFLNRPYPYSIEKARKLLGYEPRVTLDEGMARTALWLQEAGRN, encoded by the coding sequence GTGGAACTTGACGGGAAACTGCTGGCCATTACCGGTATAGGCGGGTTTATTGGGCTTCGGACCGCCGAAAGGGCGTTGCAGCGCGGTATGCGGGTCCGGGGACTGGATATGTCGGAGCCGGCAGCGGTGCGGGCACGAAAGGCCGGAGCGGACGTGGTAGTTGGTGATGTGACGAGTCCGTCAGCTGTCCGTGACCTGTGCCGTGGAGCGGATATTGTCCTTCATACGGCGGCTATCGTCCATGAGAGTGGTTCAATGGATGAGTTCCGCAGGGTCAATGTGGGCGGCACTGTCAATGTATGTGAAAACGCGCGTGAGGCGGGTGCGAAGGCGTTTGTCCAGCTTTCCAGCGTGATGGTTTATGGATTTACGTTTCCCCCTTATGTCACGGAGACGGGGCCCCTCAGGGGCGAAAATAATCCTTATTGCCAGACCAAGATCGAAAGCGAAGAGGCCGCACTCCGGTACAATCAGCCGCCACGTTTCGGGGTAATTGTGATTCGGCCGGGAGATGTTTATGGCCCAGGTTCGGTTCCCTGGGTCGTGCGGCCGGCGAAGCTGATGAGAAAGCGGCAGTTTGGACTGCCGGGCGGTGGACAGGGGATCATGAACCACGTCTACGTGGATAATCTCATCGACGCGATATTTCTTGCGCTGGAGCACGAGATGTGGGGAGAGACATTTAACGTGACCGACGGTGCCGACACGACCTTCCGTAGCTATTTCACTCGCCTTGCCAAGGCAGTGGGAGCACCCCGGCCGTACTCTGTTCCATTACCACTTGTGAAAGGGATTGCATGGATAATGCAGAAATCGGCGGTTTTGCTGGGCCGTGAACCGCAGGTGAGTCCCGATGCCATCGCGTTTCTTAACCGGCCGTATCCTTATTCAATTGAAAAGGCCCGGAAGCTGCTCGGCTATGAGCCCCGTGTAACCCTGGATGAGGGTATGGCCCGGACCGCCCTCTGGCTGCAGGAAGCTGGAAGGAATTAG
- the def gene encoding peptide deformylase → MAIREILKIGNPLLRERSRELAEDELQSPQLKELISDMFETMRAARGVGLAAPQVGELVRVVVLDIRPNPRYPYIESTGELVLVNPVLTPTGNGRDLDWEGCLSIDGLRGKVSRWTDLSATFRIPGGERCHLEVSGFLARAIQHECDHLDGILWLDRTEDTRSITQVTEFEKYVLPSLLKTPAED, encoded by the coding sequence ATGGCCATCCGCGAGATTCTCAAGATTGGTAACCCCCTTCTGCGTGAGCGTTCGCGTGAACTCGCAGAGGATGAACTTCAGTCTCCGCAACTGAAAGAACTGATATCGGACATGTTCGAGACCATGCGCGCTGCGCGTGGGGTAGGACTGGCGGCGCCTCAGGTGGGTGAGCTGGTGCGCGTGGTTGTGCTCGATATTAGGCCCAATCCCCGGTACCCCTACATCGAATCGACCGGTGAACTGGTCCTCGTGAACCCGGTTCTGACGCCCACGGGAAACGGACGTGACCTGGACTGGGAAGGATGTCTCTCGATCGATGGTCTTCGTGGCAAGGTGTCCCGCTGGACAGACTTGTCGGCTACCTTTCGGATTCCCGGCGGAGAGAGGTGTCATCTGGAGGTGTCCGGTTTCCTGGCACGTGCCATCCAGCACGAATGTGATCATCTGGACGGGATACTGTGGCTGGACCGGACGGAAGATACCCGGTCAATCACGCAGGTCACCGAATTCGAGAAATACGTGCTTCCGTCGCTGCTGAAGACGCCGGCAGAAGACTGA